One region of Armigeres subalbatus isolate Guangzhou_Male chromosome 3, GZ_Asu_2, whole genome shotgun sequence genomic DNA includes:
- the LOC134220255 gene encoding histone H2A produces the protein MSGRGKGGKVKGKAKSRSNRAGLQFPVGRIHRLLRKGNYAERVGAGAPVYLAAVMEYLAAEVLELAGNAARDNKKTRIIPRHLQLAIRNDEELNKLLSGVTIAQGGVLPNIQAVLLPKKTEKKA, from the coding sequence ATGTCTGGCCGTGGCAAAGGAGGCAAAGTCAAGGGAAAGGCAAAGTCCCGTTCCAACCGCGCTGGACTGCAGTTCCCGGTCGGTCGTATTCACCGTCTGCTCAGGAAGGGCAACTATGCCGAGCGTGTGGGTGCTGGTGCACCAGTCTATTTGGCCGCCGTGATGGAATACCTGGCTGCTGAAGTACTCGAGTTGGCAGGAAACGCCGCTCGTGACAACAAAAAGACCAGAATCATTCCCCGCCATCTGCAGCTGGCCATCCGCAACGACGAAGAGTTGAACAAACTGCTGTCCGGTGTCACCATCGCCCAGGGTGGTGTGCTGCCAAACATCCAGGCTGTTCTGCTGCCCAAGAAGACCGAAAAGAAGGCATAA
- the LOC134219987 gene encoding histone H4 has translation MTGRGKGGKGLGKGGAKRHRKVLRDNIQGITKPAIRRLARRGGVKRISGLIYEETRGVLKVFLENVIRDAVTYTEHAKRKTVTAMDVVYALKRQGRTLYGFGG, from the coding sequence ATGACTGGACGTGGCAAGGGAGGCAAAGGACTCGGAAAAGGAGGCGCCAAGCGGCATCGCAAGGTTCTGCGTGATAACATCCAGGGTATCACCAAGCCCGCCATTCGTCGTCTGGCTCGACGTGGTGGTGTCAAGCGTATCTCCGGTCTCATCTATGAGGAAACCCGCGGCGTGCTGAAGGTGTTCCTGGAAAATGTGATCCGTGATGCTGTCACCTACACCGAACATGCCAAGCGCAAGACCGTTACCGCTATGGATGTCGTCTACGCTCTGAAGCGGCAGGGACGCACTCTCTACGGTTTCGGAGGTTAA
- the LOC134219985 gene encoding histone H2B-like: MAPKTSGKATKKSGKAQKNIVKGDKKKKKQRRKESYAIYIYKVLKQVHPDTGVSSKAMSIMNSFVNDIFERIAAEASRLAHYNKRSTITSREIQTAVRLLLPGELAKHAVSEGTKAVTKYTSSK; this comes from the coding sequence ATGGCACCGAAAACCAGCGGAAAGGCCACAAAGAAGTCCGGCAAGGCCCAGAAGAACATTGTCAAGGGcgacaagaagaagaagaagcaacgcaGGAAGGAAAGCTACGCCATCTACATCTACAAGGTGTTGAAGCAAGTCCACCCGGACACTGGTGTCTCATCGAAGGCCATGAGCATCATGAACAGCTTTGTCAACGATATTTTCGAACGCATTGCCGCCGAAGCTTCCCGTCTGGCTCACTATAACAAGCGATCGACCATCACGTCCCGCGAAATTCAAACGGCTGTCCGTCTTTTGCTCCCAGGAGAGTTGGCCAAGCACGCCGTCTCTGAAGGTACCAAGGCCGTTACCAAGTACACCAGCTCCAAGTAA